In Musa acuminata AAA Group cultivar baxijiao chromosome BXJ2-8, Cavendish_Baxijiao_AAA, whole genome shotgun sequence, one genomic interval encodes:
- the LOC135619396 gene encoding putative UPF0481 protein At3g02645, with amino-acid sequence MSMASTQSTASTDTHHNPHFDELRWVIQIRHTLEEEHDDDMGIPVSVFNVPKCLQVTKPEAYVPQLIAVGPYHHWRPELYEMERYKLAAARRTQKQFHTIKLQHLIEQFTKLEHKIRAHYHRYLDFNGDTLAWMMAVDASFLLEFLQVYAVQEEGEGEGKVLRRLSSRMSHLVDYTGRKSAHNVILRDIMMLENQIPLFLLRKILELQCSSIEVADGTLTKMLTGLLKELSPFKLMDNFPCIDVAQHAHLLELLYYVLVPKSDDDGDDNEIEEQNDEAAPKEQKYGNSGYVRQLLDAVWKIGSSLNGAPIRFIKGVIVSRPVKLVVQVPWKILTSLPGFSIVKQPIENFFSFQGEESSRAQDPSSTNSIHKPPLVEEIMIPSVTELIDAGVKFLPTHGDLTTIAFDVKTVTFYLPTVSLDVNTEVILRNLVAYEASAATGPLVFTRYTELMNGIIDTDEDVKLLRERGVVLNRMKSDGQVAKLWNGMSRSVRLTRVAFLDKVIEDVNKYHNSRWRVKLWRFMKKYVFSSWQVLTFVGAILLLILTGLQAFCSVYTCSRWFGDVNVQKQ; translated from the exons ATGAGCATGGCCTCTACCCAGTCCACGGCCTCCACGGACACGCATCACAACCCGCACTTCGACGAACTCCGGTGGGTGATCCAGATACGCCACACGCTGGAGGAGGAGCACGACGACGACATGGGCATCCCCGTGTCGGTGTTCAACGTCCCCAAATGCTTGCAGGTGACCAAGCCCGAGGCGTACGTCCCCCAGCTGATCGCCGTGGGGCCGTACCACCACTGGCGCCCCGAGCTGTACGAGATGGAGCGCTACAAGCTCGCCGCCGCGAGGAGGACGCAGAAGCAATTCCACACCATCAAGTTGCAGCACCTCATCGAGCAATTCACCAAGCTCGAGCACAAGATCCGTGCCCATTACCACAG GTACCTTGATTTCAATGGAGATACGTTGGCGTGGATGATGGCAGTGGATGCGTCGTTCTTGCTTGAATTCCTGCAAGTTTATGCTGtccaagaagaaggagaaggagaaggtaaGGTGCTCAGAAGGTTGTCTTCTCGGATGTCCCACTTGGTGGATTACACGGGGAGGAAGTCGGCGCACAACGTGATATTGAGAGACATAATGATGCTGGAGAACCAAATCCCGCTCTTCCTGCTGCGCAAGATCCTGGAGCTGCAATGCTCCTCGATCGAAGTCGCTGACGGCACGCTGACCAAGATGCTCACCGGCTTGCTCAAGGAGCTCTCCCCTTTCAAGCTGATGGACAACTTCCCCTGCATCGACGTCGCGCAGCACGCCCACTTGTTGGAGCTACTCTACTATGTCCTCGTCCCTAAATCcgacgacgacggcgacgacAACGAGATCGAGGAGCAGAACGACGAGGCAGCGCCGAAGGAGCAGAAGTACGGGAACTCCGGCTACGTCAGGCAGCTTCTCGATGCGGTCTGGAAGATTGGATCGAGCCTCAACGGAGCTCCAATCCGCTTCATCAAGGGCGTCATCGTGTCGAGGCCCGTCAAGCTCGTGGTGCAGGTTCCCTGGAAGATCCTCACCAGCCTCCCGGGCTTCTCGATCGTGAAGCAGCCGATCGAGAACTTCTTCTCCTTCCAGGGAGAAGAAAGCTCCCGGGCCCAAGATCCAAGTTCCACCAACAGCATCCACAAACCACCACTGGTGGAAGAGATCATGATTCCTTCGGTGACCGAGCTGATCGACGCCGGCGTAAAGTTCTTGCCGACTCATGGCGACCTGACAACGATCGCGTTCGATGTGAAGACAGTGACGTTCTACCTCCCCACCGTCAGCTTGGACGTGAACACCGAAGTCATTCTGAGAAACCTGGTGGCGTACGAAGCTTCTGCTGCAACGGGGCCGCTGGTGTTCACCAGGTACACCGAGCTGATGAACGGCATCATCGACACCGATGAAGACGTGAAGCTGCTGAGGGAAAGAGGGGTGGTGCTGAACCGGATGAAAAGCGATGGACaagtggcgaagctttggaacgGGATGAGCAGATCGGTGAGGCTGACGAGGGTGGCGTTCTTGGACAAGGTTATTGAGGACGTGAACAAGTACCACAACAGCAGGTGGAGGGTGAAGTTGTGGAGGTTCATGAAGAAGTATGTGTTCAGTTCGTGGCAGGTTCTGACCTTTGTGGGTGCCATTCTGCTGCTGATTCTTACAGGTCTGCAAGCATTTTGCTCGGTGTATACTTGTTCTCGCTGGTTTGGCGACGTGAATGTGCAGAAACAATAA